A single region of the Sphingobium sp. EP60837 genome encodes:
- a CDS encoding DUF2189 domain-containing protein codes for MAITQPADLTSRRDEYEIRKIGFEDLRISLRQGWEDFQAKRGDLVFIGFIYPLVVLFAILIASRVSILPLLFPLLAGSVLFSPPLASGFYELARRREQGLDSRWRHFLDVVRGPSAPSLLDLTSVTAMLFLAWIAAAWFIYNSTVGTLGHEAVSSVGAFLNAVFGTSEGWSMIIIGNLVGLGFAIVALAISVVSFPMIIDKNVNWGIALRTSVKVAWNNPVTVAAWGLIVVALLILGALPGLVGLAVVLPLLGYATWHLYTRAVVR; via the coding sequence ATGGCAATTACGCAACCAGCTGATCTGACATCCCGCCGCGATGAATATGAAATTCGCAAGATCGGCTTTGAAGACCTTCGCATCTCGCTTCGGCAAGGCTGGGAAGATTTCCAGGCCAAGCGCGGCGACCTGGTCTTCATCGGCTTCATCTACCCGCTCGTGGTGCTTTTCGCCATTCTGATCGCCAGCCGGGTATCGATCCTGCCGTTGCTCTTCCCGCTCCTGGCAGGCTCCGTCCTGTTCAGTCCGCCACTGGCGAGCGGCTTTTACGAATTGGCGCGACGCCGCGAACAAGGGCTGGATTCTCGCTGGCGGCATTTCCTGGATGTGGTCCGCGGCCCGTCCGCGCCTTCGCTGCTGGACCTGACCAGCGTCACGGCCATGTTGTTCCTGGCCTGGATCGCCGCCGCCTGGTTCATTTATAATTCAACCGTTGGCACGCTGGGCCACGAGGCGGTGTCTTCCGTGGGCGCGTTCCTCAATGCCGTGTTCGGCACATCCGAAGGCTGGAGCATGATCATCATCGGCAACTTGGTGGGGCTTGGCTTCGCCATTGTGGCGCTGGCGATCAGCGTTGTGTCCTTCCCGATGATCATCGACAAAAATGTTAATTGGGGGATCGCGCTGCGGACATCAGTCAAGGTCGCCTGGAACAATCCGGTGACGGTGGCGGCGTGGGGACTGATCGTCGTGGCCCTGTTGATCCTGGGCGCGCTGCCGGGGCTGGTGGGTCTGGCCGTCGTACTGCCGTTACTCGGATATGCGACCTGGCATCTCTATACGCGCGCGGTGGTTCGCTGA
- a CDS encoding lipopolysaccharide biosynthesis protein has translation MRIVASVLNGPMGRRLINIGHMLTGNFVNLGVMLISVAIAARGLGPEKWGSMVIVLALASTIERLIRFESWQPLIKFAAEEESDANPVRMARLYGYGLLLDITTATLSSILLICIAAIFAPVPLDVAAIYALAMLCRIVGAPGAALRLDGRFREVAYSQILSNILRAFLAAFCLWIGAGVIGFILAWTVAEVFNSLLFLWLGSKALKRQNIPSPFSVSLRGLRKDFPDFLSFAWTVNLSTTLRTLTHEADELLVGALAGHGAVGMYNLAKRVAKLGQQMGAQVQTVLYPELARMWQSGNYATFRSTIFNTQLLLSGTGTVIAIITWFFGEWLLRIGPGAQYVAAFPLLMSQVIAVLFIMHSIPAKSALLSMGQPKRVLQIFALSTVIFYAIAVPGVLYFGPAGASAAHISLAVVTAILLDIAWVTHSKLRSAAGQRAVEQMPAE, from the coding sequence ATGCGGATAGTCGCATCCGTGCTGAATGGGCCGATGGGCCGCCGCTTGATCAACATCGGCCATATGCTGACCGGCAATTTCGTCAATCTGGGCGTGATGCTGATCAGCGTCGCTATCGCTGCGCGCGGGCTGGGCCCGGAAAAATGGGGATCGATGGTGATCGTGCTCGCCTTGGCCAGCACGATCGAACGGCTGATACGCTTCGAATCCTGGCAACCGCTCATCAAATTTGCCGCCGAGGAGGAGAGCGACGCCAATCCTGTGCGCATGGCCCGGCTATATGGATATGGCCTGCTGCTGGACATCACCACCGCCACCCTCTCCTCCATCTTGCTGATCTGCATCGCAGCGATCTTCGCCCCTGTGCCTTTGGACGTGGCGGCGATCTATGCGCTCGCGATGCTATGCAGGATAGTCGGCGCGCCCGGCGCCGCCCTGCGGCTCGACGGCCGGTTCCGGGAAGTGGCCTATTCGCAGATATTGTCGAACATCCTGCGCGCATTCCTGGCCGCCTTTTGCCTCTGGATCGGGGCGGGAGTCATCGGATTCATCCTGGCCTGGACGGTCGCCGAGGTCTTCAACAGCCTGCTATTCCTCTGGCTTGGCTCCAAGGCATTGAAACGGCAGAATATCCCATCGCCGTTCAGCGTCTCTCTCCGGGGCCTTCGAAAGGATTTCCCGGACTTCCTTTCATTCGCCTGGACCGTCAATCTGTCCACAACGCTCCGGACATTGACCCATGAAGCGGACGAACTGCTCGTGGGCGCGCTTGCAGGCCATGGCGCGGTGGGCATGTACAACCTTGCCAAGCGGGTTGCCAAATTGGGCCAGCAGATGGGAGCACAGGTTCAAACCGTGCTTTACCCAGAACTTGCCCGCATGTGGCAGAGCGGCAATTACGCCACTTTCCGCTCCACCATCTTCAATACGCAACTGCTGTTGAGCGGAACGGGAACGGTCATCGCCATCATTACCTGGTTCTTCGGAGAATGGCTGCTCCGCATCGGACCAGGTGCGCAATATGTCGCCGCTTTCCCTCTGCTTATGAGCCAGGTAATCGCCGTCCTGTTCATCATGCACTCGATCCCGGCGAAAAGCGCGTTGCTGTCTATGGGCCAACCCAAGCGGGTTCTTCAGATATTCGCGCTGAGCACAGTCATCTTTTACGCGATCGCGGTGCCCGGCGTCCTCTATTTCGGGCCAGCCGGCGCCAGTGCTGCGCACATCTCCTTGGCAGTAGTGACGGCGATATTGCTGGACATCGCCTGGGTCACACACAGCAAGCTTCGGTCGGCCGCGGGACAACGGGCGGTCGAGCAGATGCCCGCGGAATAA
- a CDS encoding heme-copper oxidase subunit III family protein produces the protein MTDRRDREVLTPSLREIAADWSADQEVFRQTHWGKAMMWIFLLSDTFIFSCFLTGYMTMRSSAVLPWPNTAEVFALNIGGQDIPLVLIAIMTFALISSSGTMAMAVNFGYRHDRRKTAGLMLLTALFGLVFLSMQAFEWSKLIFEEGVRPWSNPMGAPQFGASFFMITGFHGLHVTCGVILLLIIASKVARGHYDRTGDYSPVEIAGLYWHFVDLVWVFIFAFFYLW, from the coding sequence ATGACGGACAGAAGAGACCGAGAGGTTCTGACGCCCTCTCTGCGTGAGATTGCTGCGGATTGGTCGGCCGATCAGGAAGTCTTTCGCCAGACCCATTGGGGCAAGGCGATGATGTGGATCTTCCTGCTCAGCGACACCTTCATCTTTTCCTGCTTCCTCACCGGCTACATGACGATGCGGTCGTCCGCCGTGCTGCCTTGGCCCAACACGGCAGAAGTGTTCGCGCTCAACATCGGCGGGCAGGATATCCCGCTGGTGCTGATCGCGATCATGACCTTCGCCCTCATCAGTTCTAGCGGCACGATGGCGATGGCCGTGAACTTTGGCTACCGGCATGATCGGCGAAAAACGGCCGGGCTCATGCTGCTGACGGCGCTGTTCGGCCTGGTTTTCCTTTCCATGCAGGCGTTCGAATGGAGCAAGCTGATCTTCGAGGAAGGCGTGCGCCCCTGGAGCAATCCGATGGGCGCGCCGCAATTCGGCGCATCCTTCTTCATGATCACCGGCTTTCACGGCCTGCACGTGACATGCGGGGTCATCCTTCTGCTGATCATCGCGTCGAAGGTCGCCCGCGGCCATTATGACCGGACCGGCGACTATAGCCCGGTCGAGATTGCCGGGCTCTACTGGCATTTCGTGGATCTGGTCTGGGTTTTCATCTTCGCCTTCTTCTATCTCTGGTGA
- a CDS encoding cytochrome c oxidase subunit II: protein MPIAVAIAMLVLGSVAFHLFSPWWRTPLASNWGSIDTALDVTLWICAAAFILLNLFMAWTLVRYRHRVGHRAHYEPENSSLEKRLTIWTAIGIAGMLAPGLAAWGRYVSVPQDATIIEAVGQQWQWSFRYPGPDGVLGAAAVKYVTPDNPIGLDPLDPFGRDDLLVEAGDLHLPLGKPVKIVLRSKDVLHDFYVPEFRAKMDLVPGIVTYFWMTPTKAGTFDILCAELCGTGHHEMRGKVIVETPRAFADWQAQQTSFSQILADMPKAAMSIMLIKANACTIAATRSSI from the coding sequence GTGCCGATTGCGGTCGCCATCGCCATGCTGGTGTTGGGTTCGGTCGCATTTCATCTATTCAGCCCCTGGTGGCGCACGCCGCTTGCATCCAATTGGGGTTCCATCGACACCGCGCTCGACGTGACGCTATGGATTTGCGCGGCCGCCTTCATCCTGCTCAACCTCTTCATGGCCTGGACGCTGGTCCGTTACAGGCACCGGGTGGGGCATCGCGCCCATTACGAGCCGGAGAACAGTTCGCTGGAAAAGCGGCTGACGATCTGGACAGCGATCGGCATCGCCGGAATGCTGGCTCCCGGCCTCGCGGCCTGGGGCCGCTATGTGTCGGTGCCGCAGGACGCCACGATTATCGAAGCGGTGGGTCAGCAATGGCAATGGTCCTTCCGCTATCCTGGCCCTGATGGAGTGCTGGGCGCCGCGGCGGTCAAATATGTGACGCCCGACAATCCGATCGGCCTCGATCCGCTGGATCCGTTCGGACGGGACGACCTTCTGGTCGAGGCGGGCGATCTGCACCTGCCGCTGGGCAAGCCGGTGAAGATCGTGCTGCGATCGAAGGATGTGCTGCACGACTTTTACGTACCCGAGTTCCGGGCGAAGATGGACCTGGTGCCGGGCATCGTCACCTATTTCTGGATGACGCCGACCAAGGCGGGGACGTTCGATATTCTCTGCGCAGAGCTGTGCGGCACCGGTCATCATGAGATGCGGGGGAAAGTCATTGTGGAAACGCCCAGGGCCTTCGCAGACTGGCAGGCGCAGCAGACGAGTTTCTCCCAGATACTGGCCGACATGCCAAAGGCCGCCATGTCGATCATGCTGATCAAGGCCAATGCCTGCACTATTGCCGCCACCCGGAGCTCTATCTGA
- a CDS encoding cytochrome C oxidase subunit IV family protein, with protein sequence MKHEMPSTETSVAHEGQHHPISLYLKVWAYLFVLSTLSYLVDYMHVQGIVRWTLIILFMLMKAGLILSIFMHLAWERLSLIYAILVPPLVLLVLVRIMTIEADYAYWTRAIFMGGGG encoded by the coding sequence ATGAAGCATGAGATGCCCAGCACCGAAACCTCCGTGGCCCATGAAGGGCAGCATCATCCGATCAGCCTGTACCTGAAGGTCTGGGCCTATCTGTTCGTGCTCAGCACGCTGTCTTATCTGGTCGACTACATGCATGTGCAGGGTATCGTCCGCTGGACGCTTATCATCCTGTTCATGCTGATGAAGGCCGGGCTGATCCTGTCCATCTTCATGCATCTTGCATGGGAAAGGCTGTCGCTGATCTACGCGATCCTGGTGCCGCCGCTGGTGCTGCTTGTGCTGGTACGGATCATGACGATCGAGGCCGATTATGCCTATTGGACCCGGGCGATCTTCATGGGCGGCGGAGGTTGA
- a CDS encoding c-type cytochrome — translation MSRTRWLMTGLCVAGAAGALWSFSWFAGQLYPHATAGDLAYKPADDMPPRVDMASVQRDWPASLGDPGDGNRLIAYHRGMRGKAPMPSASTGPVAAAPAVDLGTLLVGADAAAGKAKTQLCASCHDFTQGGPNRIGPNLWGVVGRPVGSHAGFAYSPAMKAHGGSWTYDKLFEFLASPGRDVPGTKMSFAGLRRPEDRAALIKYLATLGNGAPSMPKPKALASTAQ, via the coding sequence ATGAGCAGGACGCGCTGGCTGATGACAGGTTTGTGCGTGGCAGGAGCAGCGGGCGCGCTCTGGAGCTTCAGCTGGTTCGCAGGCCAACTCTATCCGCACGCCACTGCCGGGGACCTCGCCTATAAGCCCGCCGACGATATGCCGCCGCGCGTGGACATGGCGTCGGTTCAACGCGATTGGCCCGCCAGCCTCGGCGATCCGGGCGATGGCAACAGGCTGATTGCCTATCATCGGGGGATGCGGGGTAAGGCGCCCATGCCTTCCGCATCGACCGGGCCGGTCGCCGCTGCACCGGCCGTTGATCTTGGCACGCTGCTGGTCGGTGCAGACGCCGCTGCGGGGAAGGCAAAGACGCAGCTTTGCGCCAGTTGCCACGACTTTACGCAGGGCGGCCCAAACCGCATCGGGCCCAATTTGTGGGGCGTTGTGGGCCGGCCGGTGGGGAGCCATGCAGGCTTTGCCTATTCCCCCGCGATGAAAGCGCATGGCGGCAGTTGGACCTATGACAAGTTGTTCGAATTTCTCGCCTCGCCGGGACGGGATGTGCCTGGGACCAAGATGAGCTTTGCCGGGCTGCGGCGGCCGGAGGACCGGGCCGCGCTGATCAAATATCTTGCAACCCTGGGGAATGGCGCTCCGTCCATGCCAAAGCCAAAGGCGTTAGCCAGCACCGCCCAATAA
- a CDS encoding GumC family protein: MLSQSGTINTPLLEARLDQPVEGGSAPSSLSARQIFKIIRRHELLLGAIVFIIVAVVLAVQLTATPIYEATATVQVELNDDSGSPDMAARNQQRVSNEANIYRSRSLAERVVQDLKLAQDPRFASAPLPSNAILDTQRLTRLAGRLMSMTSVSNLRDSDFVDITVRSSSPELASEIANQYPVSLAAYRSEMRDDRQGKIVAQLDGERDRLAIEAHKAEQAVADFRRKNQMLTGAGGAEDYQQINRIAVEAASAAAMRAAQNARAAVVTSAVSNISTAGATSPLLDQQKRQMDDLMRTRSEMSQMLGSEHPRMRGLEAQIAETSANMQREQARVVTAAMQQAQAEAARQAGMARSEAAASSSRAGQLEGTLRSITGKAFANTAASVELNALERNAEVARSAFAAMSTRAQEVKASLAASGIHSRLMSPAAVPQSPISPRPKSATFAAFVGSLIIGLVIVFGIELTDNRLWSAEQIYNQFGLRTFAMLPELTGDALTSAKANPVIQDPQSLFAEVARGLGSEVADLATPGRAQTVLITSPITGDGKSTVTLSLLAAAVAMGRRAIVIDLDLRRGGDSTMGPAEEGDTRPDLIDYLTGAADARHVLPAPPAMTLGNGEVRDLVTYEPVVISAREPARNPVALMRIGRVNHLLDELRDQYDLMIINAPPTLATRDSRMLMDAADHTLLVVRWGRTTIEQVRASLQVLQRPVDGVVINRVDYAEHARRGYGDAVQFYMDSAEYFEGDLPRPRRWYQRLGGFPWRRSADGVA; encoded by the coding sequence ATGTTGTCGCAATCGGGAACGATCAATACCCCACTTCTCGAGGCGAGGCTCGATCAGCCGGTGGAGGGCGGAAGCGCGCCTTCAAGTCTCTCCGCGCGCCAGATTTTCAAGATCATCAGGCGGCATGAATTGCTGCTCGGCGCCATCGTCTTCATCATTGTGGCGGTAGTCCTTGCGGTGCAATTGACGGCCACCCCGATCTATGAAGCCACGGCTACGGTGCAAGTGGAGCTTAACGATGACAGCGGGTCGCCTGACATGGCCGCCCGCAACCAGCAGCGCGTATCGAATGAAGCGAATATCTACCGTTCGCGCTCCCTTGCCGAACGTGTGGTGCAGGACCTGAAGCTGGCGCAGGACCCGCGCTTTGCCTCTGCGCCGCTGCCGTCGAATGCCATACTCGACACCCAGCGGCTTACCCGTCTTGCGGGAAGGCTGATGTCGATGACGTCGGTATCTAACCTCCGCGATTCCGACTTCGTTGATATCACCGTGCGATCCTCCTCGCCGGAACTCGCGTCGGAGATCGCCAACCAATATCCGGTCAGCCTGGCGGCATACCGCTCTGAAATGCGCGATGATCGCCAGGGCAAAATCGTTGCTCAACTGGATGGCGAACGCGACCGGCTGGCCATCGAAGCCCATAAGGCGGAGCAGGCTGTTGCGGATTTTCGCCGTAAGAATCAGATGCTGACAGGCGCCGGCGGAGCGGAGGACTATCAGCAGATCAACCGCATCGCCGTGGAAGCAGCCTCAGCTGCCGCCATGCGCGCCGCGCAGAATGCGCGTGCCGCTGTCGTCACCAGCGCCGTCAGCAACATCAGCACCGCAGGGGCGACTTCACCCCTGCTGGACCAGCAGAAGCGGCAGATGGATGATCTGATGCGGACGCGCAGCGAAATGTCCCAGATGCTGGGCTCTGAACACCCGCGCATGCGCGGGTTGGAGGCGCAGATTGCGGAAACGAGCGCCAACATGCAGCGAGAGCAGGCACGGGTCGTCACAGCGGCGATGCAGCAGGCGCAGGCTGAAGCAGCGCGCCAGGCTGGCATGGCGAGGAGCGAGGCGGCGGCTTCGTCCTCAAGAGCCGGGCAGTTGGAGGGAACCCTACGCTCCATCACCGGCAAGGCCTTCGCCAACACCGCCGCATCCGTCGAACTCAACGCTCTGGAACGCAATGCAGAAGTCGCGCGCAGCGCCTTCGCCGCGATGAGCACGCGCGCGCAGGAGGTTAAGGCCAGCCTTGCCGCTTCGGGCATCCACTCCCGCCTGATGTCGCCCGCCGCAGTTCCGCAGAGCCCCATCTCTCCGCGGCCCAAGTCGGCGACCTTCGCCGCCTTCGTCGGATCGCTGATCATAGGGCTAGTGATCGTGTTCGGCATCGAACTGACCGACAACAGGCTGTGGAGTGCAGAGCAGATTTATAATCAGTTCGGCCTGCGGACCTTCGCGATGCTGCCTGAACTCACCGGCGACGCCCTGACATCGGCGAAGGCCAATCCCGTAATCCAGGATCCGCAATCCCTGTTTGCGGAGGTTGCGCGGGGGCTGGGCAGCGAGGTCGCCGATCTGGCGACGCCTGGGCGGGCGCAAACCGTGCTGATTACCTCTCCCATCACCGGGGACGGAAAATCGACGGTGACCTTGTCCCTGCTGGCGGCCGCGGTGGCGATGGGCCGGCGCGCGATTGTCATCGACCTGGACCTGCGCCGTGGTGGAGACAGCACGATGGGCCCGGCTGAGGAGGGGGACACAAGGCCTGACCTCATCGACTATCTGACGGGTGCGGCCGATGCCCGGCATGTGCTGCCCGCCCCTCCGGCAATGACCTTGGGGAACGGAGAGGTACGCGACCTAGTCACCTATGAGCCGGTCGTCATCAGCGCGCGGGAGCCTGCGCGCAATCCTGTGGCGCTTATGCGCATCGGCCGGGTCAATCACTTGCTGGACGAACTGCGGGATCAATATGACCTGATGATCATCAACGCGCCCCCGACGCTTGCGACGCGGGACTCGCGCATGCTGATGGATGCCGCCGATCACACCTTGCTCGTGGTGCGCTGGGGGCGCACGACCATCGAACAGGTGCGGGCTTCCCTGCAGGTCCTTCAGCGGCCCGTGGACGGGGTGGTAATCAACCGCGTCGATTATGCCGAGCACGCCCGCCGCGGCTATGGAGACGCTGTCCAGTTCTACATGGACTCGGCCGAATATTTCGAAGGCGACTTGCCGCGTCCCCGTCGCTGGTATCAGCGTCTGGGCGGCTTCCCGTGGCGCAGGAGCGCTGATGGCGTCGCCTGA
- a CDS encoding cytochrome c oxidase subunit 3, whose translation MTILARLAERSWEPASDRDPREPEGRPSAGSVGLTVYFAVAMVMFSLLGAAYYMRMGLHAAMGHADDWVSMPDPPLLWINSAILMASSLAWEMARRSSAEGRAARASLAGAALGLCFLVGQWLLWRHYQMAGYYLSSNPANAFFYLLTALHGLHIVGGLVAAGWVLTESNPAHLRLCAIYWHFLLFLWILIAALLLST comes from the coding sequence ATGACCATCCTTGCGCGCCTTGCCGAAAGAAGCTGGGAGCCCGCAAGCGACCGCGATCCGCGTGAGCCGGAGGGTCGCCCTTCGGCGGGCAGCGTCGGGCTGACCGTCTATTTCGCCGTTGCGATGGTGATGTTCTCACTATTGGGTGCGGCCTATTACATGCGCATGGGACTGCATGCCGCCATGGGCCATGCGGATGATTGGGTCTCCATGCCCGATCCGCCACTGCTCTGGATCAACAGCGCCATTCTCATGGCAAGCAGCCTTGCCTGGGAAATGGCGCGCCGATCAAGCGCAGAAGGCCGGGCAGCGCGTGCTTCACTGGCTGGGGCTGCACTGGGCCTTTGCTTCCTCGTCGGTCAATGGTTGCTGTGGCGTCATTATCAAATGGCGGGCTATTATCTTTCGTCCAATCCGGCCAACGCCTTCTTCTATCTGCTAACCGCGCTGCATGGCCTTCACATAGTGGGCGGCCTGGTTGCCGCTGGTTGGGTGCTGACTGAAAGCAACCCGGCCCATCTGCGCCTCTGCGCCATTTATTGGCACTTCCTTCTCTTCCTTTGGATTTTGATTGCCGCCCTGCTCTTATCGACATGA
- a CDS encoding cytochrome c oxidase subunit I, which produces MATTLADDLRPLHHPHSWVTKYVWSQDHKVIAIQYSVTAISIGLVALILSALMRLQLGFPGAFPAIQPDNYLQFVSMHGMIMVVYLLTALLLGGFGNYLIPLMVGARDMVFPFVNMLSYWLYLLSVIVLVTGFFVPGGPTGAGWTLYPPQAISEGTPGHQWGIATMLVSLAIFVAAFTMGGLNYVTTVLQARTKGMTLMRMPLSVWGIFTASVMGLLAFPALFVAAIMMLFDHFAGTSFFMPTMQSMGKITPTEGGSPLLFQHLFWFFGHPEVYIVALPAFGIVSDLISVHARRNIFGYRMMVWAIVIIGALSFVVWAHHMYVSGMNPYFGFFFATSTLIIAIPTAIKVYNWLLTLWRGDIHLRVPMLFAIAFIFTFIHGGLSGLFLGNVSVDVPLSDTFFVVAHFHMVMGVSPVLVIFGAIYHWYPKIFGRMWNETLGKLHFWITFLGVYAIFLPMHYLGILGVPRRYYALGETSFIPESVHLANEWISIAALIVFAAQGLFFFNMIWSLFRGPRAEPNPWGAASLEWQTPQTPPAHGNWGPKLPVVYRWAYDYSVPGAPRDFIAQTEPRT; this is translated from the coding sequence ATGGCTACTACACTGGCTGACGACCTACGCCCGCTGCATCATCCGCACAGTTGGGTCACCAAATATGTCTGGAGCCAGGATCACAAGGTCATCGCCATCCAATATAGCGTGACTGCCATTTCGATCGGGCTGGTGGCGCTGATACTGTCCGCGCTGATGCGGTTGCAGTTGGGCTTTCCCGGCGCCTTTCCCGCGATCCAGCCGGACAATTACCTCCAGTTCGTGTCGATGCACGGCATGATCATGGTAGTATATCTGCTGACCGCTTTGCTCTTGGGCGGCTTTGGCAATTACCTGATCCCGCTGATGGTCGGGGCGCGCGACATGGTGTTCCCCTTCGTCAATATGCTGAGCTACTGGCTCTATCTGCTGTCGGTGATCGTGCTGGTGACGGGCTTCTTCGTGCCGGGCGGCCCGACCGGAGCAGGATGGACGCTCTATCCGCCGCAGGCGATCAGCGAGGGGACGCCGGGGCACCAATGGGGCATCGCAACCATGTTGGTCAGCCTTGCGATTTTCGTTGCGGCCTTCACCATGGGCGGCCTCAACTATGTGACCACGGTGTTGCAGGCGCGGACCAAGGGCATGACCCTGATGCGGATGCCGCTGTCGGTATGGGGCATCTTCACCGCGTCGGTGATGGGCCTGCTCGCTTTCCCGGCGCTGTTCGTCGCGGCGATCATGATGCTGTTCGACCATTTCGCCGGCACCAGCTTCTTCATGCCGACGATGCAGAGCATGGGAAAGATCACCCCGACCGAAGGGGGCAGCCCGCTGCTATTCCAGCATCTCTTCTGGTTCTTCGGCCATCCCGAAGTCTATATCGTCGCGCTGCCCGCCTTCGGCATCGTGTCCGACCTGATCAGCGTCCATGCCCGGCGCAACATCTTCGGCTATCGCATGATGGTGTGGGCGATCGTCATCATTGGTGCCTTGAGCTTCGTCGTCTGGGCGCATCATATGTATGTGAGCGGCATGAACCCCTATTTCGGGTTCTTCTTCGCCACATCGACGCTGATCATCGCCATTCCGACCGCGATCAAGGTCTATAACTGGCTACTGACCCTGTGGCGCGGCGACATCCATCTGCGCGTGCCGATGCTGTTCGCGATCGCGTTCATCTTTACCTTCATCCACGGAGGATTGTCGGGGCTGTTCCTGGGCAATGTCAGCGTCGATGTGCCGCTGTCCGATACCTTCTTCGTCGTCGCGCATTTCCATATGGTAATGGGCGTGTCGCCGGTGCTTGTGATCTTCGGCGCCATCTACCACTGGTATCCCAAGATTTTCGGGCGCATGTGGAACGAGACGCTAGGCAAACTCCATTTCTGGATCACCTTTCTGGGCGTCTATGCGATTTTCCTGCCGATGCACTATTTGGGCATATTGGGCGTGCCACGCCGCTACTATGCGCTGGGCGAGACAAGCTTCATCCCGGAATCGGTGCATCTTGCCAATGAATGGATCAGCATAGCCGCGCTGATCGTGTTCGCGGCGCAGGGCCTGTTCTTCTTCAACATGATCTGGAGCCTGTTCCGCGGCCCCCGCGCCGAACCCAACCCCTGGGGCGCAGCCAGCCTGGAATGGCAGACACCGCAGACGCCCCCCGCCCATGGCAATTGGGGACCGAAGCTGCCGGTCGTTTATCGCTGGGCCTATGATTACAGCGTGCCAGGCGCGCCGCGCGACTTCATCGCGCAGACCGAGCCGCGCACATGA
- a CDS encoding O-antigen ligase family protein, with amino-acid sequence MRTDYHQANRFAAPARPPVNDMRGLTQNWTEELHRWEFILLQGAVFFAPYVALHPPSLYFTLGDGLFLGAFMLRLSTGRMARPFAELTWMWVLGLLLLTGGLFLGSIFNGDMARCLTLISQYFFAYLIVPLVLLRRPEKEVIRLIKCGLWGMAIMCAIGIVIYMSGYTSMAKGQMQLVTGGKRLSGFVDNPNAMAVLTVMSMPLLWFLLLSRQMRPMVALPCMGLLVTGVILTSSNTGLYSMIAATLIFFGGRRNFKTLITVVCLGGSVLMFGQDYLPKTFQTRVLSALDSGDISAAGTFEHRQELNMEALGMADNNLIVGLGADQYRYTSQYGLPVHNTYLLLLNEGGALSLLGYLVILAVPIVAGVAARRLPHGKLILLTTVTAVVVFANATMGVAHVYGRAWFLFIYLAVSPALIWYSARSPQPAAYPGRRPPGSAFPPLKA; translated from the coding sequence GCCCGCCCGTCCCCCTGTCAATGACATGCGCGGCCTGACGCAGAATTGGACGGAAGAGCTGCACCGGTGGGAGTTTATCCTACTGCAAGGCGCGGTCTTTTTCGCCCCCTACGTCGCCTTGCACCCGCCCAGCCTTTATTTCACCCTGGGCGATGGCCTCTTCCTGGGCGCCTTCATGCTGCGCCTTTCCACCGGTCGCATGGCGCGTCCTTTCGCCGAGCTTACCTGGATGTGGGTGCTCGGCCTCCTGTTGCTGACTGGCGGGCTGTTCCTGGGCAGCATCTTCAATGGCGACATGGCCCGCTGTCTCACGCTCATTTCCCAATATTTCTTCGCTTATCTGATCGTGCCCCTGGTTCTGCTGCGGCGGCCTGAAAAGGAAGTGATCCGGCTGATCAAATGCGGCCTTTGGGGAATGGCAATCATGTGCGCGATCGGCATTGTCATCTACATGTCTGGTTACACCAGCATGGCGAAAGGCCAAATGCAGCTGGTCACCGGCGGCAAGCGCCTTTCAGGATTCGTCGATAATCCCAATGCCATGGCGGTGCTGACTGTCATGTCCATGCCCCTCCTTTGGTTCCTGCTGCTGTCGCGCCAGATGAGGCCCATGGTTGCGCTGCCATGTATGGGACTTCTGGTCACGGGCGTCATCCTGACAAGTTCCAACACGGGACTTTACAGCATGATAGCGGCGACGCTGATCTTCTTTGGCGGGCGCCGGAACTTCAAGACGCTGATCACGGTGGTTTGCCTGGGCGGCTCTGTCTTGATGTTTGGCCAGGATTATCTGCCCAAGACTTTCCAGACGCGTGTCCTTTCGGCTCTAGATTCCGGCGACATCTCCGCAGCTGGAACCTTCGAGCATCGCCAGGAGCTGAATATGGAAGCCTTGGGCATGGCTGATAATAATCTGATCGTCGGCCTGGGCGCGGACCAGTATCGCTATACCAGCCAATATGGCTTGCCGGTTCACAATACCTATCTGCTGCTTCTGAACGAAGGAGGCGCCCTGTCCCTATTGGGCTATCTTGTCATTCTGGCGGTGCCGATCGTCGCAGGCGTGGCTGCACGACGGCTGCCTCATGGCAAACTCATATTATTGACAACGGTTACGGCAGTCGTGGTCTTCGCCAATGCCACGATGGGGGTGGCACATGTCTATGGCCGTGCGTGGTTCCTGTTCATCTATCTGGCGGTCAGCCCGGCGCTGATCTGGTATAGTGCAAGAAGTCCGCAGCCCGCCGCATATCCGGGCCGAAGACCGCCCGGCAGTGCCTTCCCACCCCTGAAAGCCTGA